In a single window of the Pelagibacterium sp. 26DY04 genome:
- a CDS encoding SRPBCC family protein, which yields MKYTVSIEIALPRERVIQLLQHPAQRPKWLRGLVSHEPRSGVEGQVGTVSKVVFQSGRKTMELTETITRREPVDLHGIPSDRVVHYEREIVADGMWSAAREHLSETSPQSTLWVSENEYRFNGFMRLAAPLMRPFFIKQSRQVMEDFKSFAEHGTDVRKAEA from the coding sequence ATGAAGTACACCGTCTCGATCGAGATCGCGCTGCCACGGGAGAGGGTTATCCAACTCCTCCAGCACCCCGCGCAGCGCCCGAAATGGCTGCGGGGCCTGGTGTCGCACGAGCCGCGAAGCGGTGTGGAGGGGCAAGTTGGTACCGTGTCGAAGGTCGTGTTCCAGTCGGGCCGGAAGACCATGGAACTCACCGAAACCATCACGCGCCGCGAGCCGGTCGACCTGCACGGCATCCCGTCAGACCGCGTCGTCCATTATGAGCGCGAGATCGTCGCGGACGGGATGTGGAGCGCCGCACGCGAGCATCTGTCTGAAACGAGCCCCCAGAGTACGCTCTGGGTGAGCGAGAACGAATACCGGTTCAACGGTTTTATGCGATTGGCGGCTCCCCTGATGCGTCCTTTCTTCATCAAGCAGTCGCGGCAGGTGATGGAGGATTTCAAATCCTTCGCCGAGCACGGAACGGACGTCCGCAAAGCGGAAGCCTGA
- a CDS encoding DUF805 domain-containing protein, with translation MASKAQMGIVDAVKTCFRKYADFSGRASRPEYWWFFLFTVIVTAILGILDAAIFGSGAEIEEAPRILSGIFQLAVLLPMLAVAWRRMHDTGRPGWYVLLPMLLSFAFLAAALAGVVTFSAVETRLDDPSVLIAPAAWFGGFGVALTVLVQLVLALLMLWWLTRPSQPGANQYGPAPAK, from the coding sequence ATGGCATCGAAGGCACAGATGGGCATAGTGGATGCGGTCAAAACTTGCTTCCGCAAGTATGCTGATTTTTCCGGGCGAGCCAGCAGGCCGGAGTACTGGTGGTTTTTTCTGTTCACCGTAATCGTCACGGCAATTCTCGGAATTCTGGACGCGGCCATCTTTGGTTCCGGTGCGGAAATCGAGGAGGCGCCGCGTATTCTCAGTGGGATTTTTCAATTGGCGGTCCTGCTTCCGATGCTCGCTGTCGCGTGGCGTCGAATGCATGACACGGGGCGCCCCGGCTGGTACGTCCTGCTGCCCATGTTGCTATCGTTTGCCTTCCTTGCCGCTGCTCTTGCAGGCGTGGTGACTTTCTCGGCTGTCGAGACAAGGTTGGATGATCCAAGCGTCTTAATCGCTCCGGCAGCGTGGTTCGGAGGCTTCGGCGTGGCGCTCACGGTCTTGGTACAGCTTGTTCTCGCCCTTCTGATGCTATGGTGGTTGACCCGACCGTCCCAGCCTGGCGCAAACCAGTATGGACCTGCCCCGGCAAAATAG
- a CDS encoding sigma-54 dependent transcriptional regulator, translating into MKLLLIERSGERARVTMAAIFAHWGNAVALVHCTSGQQALRSLKTGRFDVILAETGSLEGLGCDEEAAFGMLAGASGGALIIALSDGGSVSMAVAAMRAGAHDYLALPISGPVLAARLGELGQRHGKARAIVCEAAEERHADFEGFVGTTPQMRAIYDQILRIAPSAAPVFITGESGTGKEVSAEALHKRGPRAKKPFIAINAGAIPRELMEAEVFGAVKGAYTGAHEDRKGAIEMADGGTLFLDEIGEMDLALQAKLLRFLQTGTITRVGESVSRPVDVRVICATNRNPMQLVSEKKFREDLFYRLHVLPIHLPPLRQRPGDIMPLAQSFLARFGKEEGKSFAGFAPDVADLFVAREWPGNVRQLQNLVRRIVVMFDGGVVSAQMALAADIESRDAYCAEQAASGAQPSVLPMWQQEQRIIEEALDAFGGNIARAAAALEISPSTIYRKRLGWERAGAA; encoded by the coding sequence ATGAAGCTGTTGCTCATCGAGCGTTCGGGAGAGCGGGCGCGGGTGACGATGGCGGCGATATTTGCCCATTGGGGCAATGCGGTGGCGCTCGTTCACTGCACGAGCGGGCAACAGGCGCTGCGCAGCCTCAAGACCGGGCGGTTCGACGTGATCCTGGCCGAGACCGGGAGCCTGGAAGGGCTGGGCTGCGACGAAGAAGCCGCATTCGGAATGCTGGCGGGCGCCTCGGGCGGCGCGCTGATCATCGCGCTTTCCGATGGCGGATCGGTGTCGATGGCTGTCGCGGCGATGCGGGCCGGCGCGCACGACTACCTGGCGCTGCCGATCTCGGGGCCGGTGCTGGCGGCGCGGCTGGGCGAACTGGGCCAGCGGCACGGCAAGGCGCGGGCGATCGTTTGCGAGGCAGCCGAGGAGCGGCACGCCGACTTCGAAGGGTTCGTGGGGACGACGCCGCAGATGCGGGCGATCTACGACCAGATCCTGCGCATTGCCCCGTCGGCGGCGCCGGTGTTCATCACCGGCGAAAGCGGCACGGGCAAGGAAGTTTCGGCCGAGGCGCTGCACAAGCGCGGCCCGCGCGCCAAAAAGCCGTTCATCGCCATCAATGCCGGGGCGATCCCGCGCGAATTGATGGAGGCCGAGGTGTTCGGCGCGGTTAAGGGCGCCTATACCGGTGCCCATGAGGACCGCAAGGGCGCCATTGAAATGGCCGATGGCGGCACGCTGTTTCTCGACGAGATCGGCGAGATGGACCTGGCGCTGCAGGCCAAGCTTTTGCGCTTTCTCCAGACCGGGACGATCACCCGTGTCGGGGAATCGGTATCCCGGCCGGTGGATGTGCGGGTGATCTGCGCCACCAACCGCAACCCGATGCAATTGGTGAGCGAAAAGAAATTCCGCGAGGACCTTTTCTACCGCCTGCACGTTCTGCCCATCCACCTGCCGCCCCTGCGGCAGCGGCCGGGGGACATCATGCCGCTGGCACAGAGCTTTCTTGCCCGGTTCGGCAAGGAAGAAGGCAAGAGCTTTGCCGGCTTTGCGCCCGATGTCGCCGACCTGTTCGTGGCGCGGGAATGGCCGGGCAATGTGCGCCAGCTCCAGAACCTGGTGCGCCGGATCGTCGTGATGTTCGACGGCGGGGTGGTGAGCGCGCAGATGGCGCTGGCCGCCGATATCGAATCGCGCGACGCCTATTGCGCCGAGCAGGCGGCAAGCGGGGCCCAGCCTTCGGTGCTGCCCATGTGGCAGCAGGAGCAAAGGATCATCGAAGAGGCGCTCGACGCCTTCGGCGGCAACATCGCCCGCGCGGCGGCGGCGCTCGAAATCAGCCCTTCGACGATCTATCGCAAGCGCCTGGGCTGGGAACGCGCCGGGGCGGCTTAG
- a CDS encoding EAL domain-containing protein, with amino-acid sequence MQGLVFIFIGLCGAALGAAAYFALGFTPIEAGLLALVIILGGALIEERAARRRAFARLEAGVEEMGRLLATDAKAGQVLSQRVNAIVDLDLGPRLDVVEADMSVLGTVVRQVAEAVSELETAQASLAPASSDRAANPEPRPRRPIVPLDDVRRALDDGRIVHHVQPVLTLPQRKLHALDLVPRLELDGELIDPPQFLPVPTGEGTVILRRIDLLSAEEAVRIVRRARLGGDPVRLLVDLSPATLDDKPALERLLALLAANRAVNSDIAFALDYQDWTALSRPQADGLASLVQQGVTLALRNATTLRLDFAGLAEKGVRHISTSGGGFIANTSALTDFHSSDINDYIKRFGINLVLTGLEAESEILALLDDGIRLAQGRVLGDIAPLRPDLRDDGDDSLRRAASR; translated from the coding sequence GTGCAGGGCTTGGTCTTTATCTTCATTGGCCTGTGCGGTGCCGCTCTGGGCGCCGCGGCCTATTTCGCGCTCGGCTTCACCCCCATCGAAGCCGGGCTTTTGGCGCTGGTGATCATCCTCGGCGGCGCGCTGATCGAGGAGCGTGCCGCCCGCCGCCGCGCCTTCGCCCGCCTCGAAGCCGGCGTCGAGGAAATGGGCCGCCTGCTTGCCACCGACGCCAAGGCCGGCCAGGTGCTCTCCCAGCGCGTCAACGCCATCGTCGATCTCGATCTCGGCCCGCGCCTCGATGTCGTGGAGGCCGATATGAGCGTGCTGGGCACCGTCGTCCGCCAGGTGGCCGAGGCCGTCTCCGAGCTCGAAACCGCCCAGGCTTCGCTCGCGCCCGCCTCTAGCGACCGCGCCGCAAATCCCGAGCCCAGGCCCCGCCGCCCCATCGTCCCGCTCGACGATGTCCGCCGCGCCCTCGATGATGGCCGCATCGTCCACCACGTCCAGCCGGTCCTCACGCTCCCCCAGCGCAAGCTGCATGCGCTCGATCTCGTGCCGCGCCTCGAACTCGACGGCGAGCTGATCGACCCGCCCCAGTTCCTGCCCGTCCCCACGGGGGAGGGCACCGTCATCCTGCGCCGCATCGATCTGCTGAGCGCCGAGGAGGCCGTCCGCATCGTCCGCCGCGCCCGGCTGGGCGGCGATCCGGTGCGTCTGCTGGTCGATCTCTCTCCCGCGACGCTGGACGACAAGCCCGCTCTCGAACGCCTTCTGGCGCTGCTCGCCGCCAACCGTGCCGTCAATTCCGATATCGCCTTCGCGCTCGATTACCAGGATTGGACCGCCCTCTCGCGCCCGCAAGCCGATGGTCTCGCCAGCCTGGTCCAGCAGGGCGTCACCCTCGCTCTGCGCAATGCCACCACCCTGCGCCTCGATTTCGCCGGCCTCGCCGAAAAGGGCGTGCGCCACATCTCGACCTCGGGCGGCGGCTTTATCGCCAACACCTCCGCCTTGACCGATTTCCATTCCTCCGACATCAACGATTACATCAAGCGGTTCGGCATCAACCTTGTCCTCACCGGCCTCGAGGCGGAGAGCGAAATCCTCGCGCTGCTCGATGACGGCATCCGCCTCGCCCAGGGGCGGGTATTGGGTGATATCGCGCCGCTGCGCCCCGACCTGCGCGACGATGGCGACGACTCCCTGCGCCGCGCCGCCTCGCGCTAA
- a CDS encoding TIGR01459 family HAD-type hydrolase, producing the protein MPALTGPTPGLSSLAPRYPGILSDVWGVVHNGITPHWSAVEALVAYREQGGRVVLITNAPRPGSSIIAQLDAMDIPREAYDALISSGDATRALLENWRGRTVARVGPATDDVLFEGLDLTFGSDEQATAVAVTDLDTDDDTPADYAERMKIWKSRDLPLICANPDKVVEEGERIVYCGGALADAYEDIGGRVMMAGKPYNPIYEQAKAMLDEAAGRRFDKRDILAIGDSVRTDSVGAAQFGIDLLFITGSIHAAELDAFNNPPPKRVADLVSVSRANMVGFMPRLAR; encoded by the coding sequence ATGCCCGCTCTCACCGGCCCCACACCCGGCCTTTCCAGCCTCGCCCCGCGCTATCCCGGCATCCTTTCCGATGTCTGGGGCGTGGTTCACAACGGCATCACGCCGCACTGGAGCGCGGTGGAGGCGCTGGTCGCCTATCGCGAGCAGGGCGGCCGCGTCGTGCTCATCACCAACGCCCCGCGCCCCGGCAGTTCCATCATCGCCCAGCTCGACGCCATGGATATCCCGCGCGAGGCCTATGATGCGCTCATCTCCTCGGGCGATGCCACGCGCGCGCTGCTCGAAAACTGGCGCGGCCGCACCGTCGCCCGCGTCGGCCCCGCTACTGACGACGTTCTGTTCGAAGGGCTCGATTTGACCTTCGGTTCCGATGAGCAGGCCACCGCCGTCGCGGTCACCGACCTCGATACCGATGACGACACCCCCGCCGACTATGCAGAGCGCATGAAGATCTGGAAATCGCGCGACCTGCCGCTGATCTGCGCCAATCCAGACAAGGTGGTCGAGGAGGGCGAGCGGATCGTCTATTGCGGCGGCGCCCTGGCCGATGCCTATGAGGATATCGGCGGCCGCGTGATGATGGCCGGCAAGCCCTATAATCCCATCTACGAGCAGGCCAAGGCCATGCTCGACGAGGCCGCCGGCCGCCGGTTCGACAAGCGCGACATCCTCGCCATCGGCGATTCGGTCCGCACCGACTCCGTCGGCGCAGCCCAGTTCGGCATCGACCTCCTGTTCATCACCGGCTCCATCCACGCCGCCGAGCTCGACGCCTTCAACAACCCGCCCCCAAAGCGCGTGGCCGACCTCGTCTCGGTCTCCCGCGCCAACATGGTCGGCTTCATGCCCCGTTTGGCGCGGTAG
- a CDS encoding 50S ribosomal protein L11 methyltransferase — translation MPDPTAFITANLPVTPVPGLPHIRLHTATPTSGVWRLAADGVPPYWAWPWPGGLALAHHLAAHPELVAGKSVLDLGTGSGLLAIAAALAGASSVTAADPDFNAIANLKLNATLNTVTITALQADILDGSPPDTEVILVGDLFYDPALALRVTAFLDRCLAAGAEVYVGDIGRDPLPRNRLIPLGFYPLLDFGEPPTATPRPACAYRFQTLGTQAALAIEPTKRQVPPLL, via the coding sequence ATGCCCGACCCCACAGCCTTCATCACCGCCAATCTCCCCGTAACCCCCGTTCCGGGCCTCCCCCATATCCGCCTCCACACCGCCACCCCCACCAGCGGCGTCTGGCGCCTCGCCGCCGATGGGGTGCCGCCCTACTGGGCATGGCCCTGGCCCGGCGGCCTCGCGCTCGCCCATCACCTCGCCGCCCATCCCGAGCTTGTCGCCGGCAAATCCGTCCTCGATCTGGGCACCGGTTCGGGCCTCCTCGCCATCGCCGCCGCGCTCGCCGGAGCGTCTTCGGTCACCGCCGCCGACCCCGATTTCAACGCCATCGCCAACCTCAAACTCAATGCCACGCTCAACACCGTCACCATAACCGCTTTACAGGCCGATATTCTCGATGGTTCACCCCCCGATACCGAGGTAATCCTCGTAGGTGATCTCTTCTACGATCCCGCCCTCGCCCTCCGCGTCACGGCCTTTCTGGACCGCTGCCTTGCCGCCGGCGCGGAGGTCTATGTGGGCGATATCGGCCGCGATCCCCTGCCGCGCAACAGACTGATTCCGCTAGGATTTTACCCGCTCCTCGATTTCGGCGAGCCGCCCACCGCCACCCCGCGCCCCGCATGCGCCTACCGCTTTCAAACCCTCGGCACGCAAGCCGCTCTTGCAATCGAGCCGACAAAAAGGCAGGTTCCGCCTCTCCTGTAG
- a CDS encoding bifunctional riboflavin kinase/FAD synthetase, whose translation MTAGTNFHRLDGLADVPSALRGGVIAIGNFDGCHRGHQQVFAAAREMAEQKGVPALVLTFEPHPRDVFAPQPFLFRLTYADAKARLVEALGFDAVAFLEFSRDLASVEAADFVSRFLIEALEVSGVVVGADFHFGKGRAGTPEFLLGQGEEKGFSVKICDMLDEGEEPVSSSRVRDALAAGDVAAANALLGYHYFFSGTVIEGDKRGRELGYPTANMAVPETFGLAQGVYAVKVRLDDEVFDGVAAYGKPMFDNTKPPFETFIFDFDRDIYGKTLEVALISHVRGQMTFADLDALIAEMGRDTKAARITTAQAAPLSEFDAALGFVS comes from the coding sequence ATGACCGCTGGCACCAATTTTCATCGTCTCGACGGCCTTGCCGACGTTCCCTCCGCGCTTCGCGGCGGCGTCATCGCGATCGGCAATTTCGATGGCTGCCATCGCGGGCACCAGCAGGTCTTCGCCGCCGCGCGTGAGATGGCGGAGCAAAAGGGCGTTCCGGCCCTGGTCCTCACATTCGAGCCGCATCCGCGCGATGTCTTTGCGCCCCAGCCCTTCCTCTTTCGCCTCACCTATGCCGACGCCAAGGCGCGGCTTGTCGAGGCGCTGGGCTTCGATGCCGTAGCGTTCCTTGAGTTTTCCCGCGATCTGGCTTCGGTCGAGGCGGCCGATTTCGTTTCGCGGTTCCTCATCGAAGCGCTTGAGGTTTCCGGCGTTGTGGTCGGCGCCGATTTCCATTTCGGCAAGGGCAGGGCGGGCACTCCCGAATTCCTTCTCGGCCAGGGCGAGGAAAAGGGCTTCTCGGTCAAAATCTGCGACATGCTCGATGAAGGAGAAGAGCCCGTCTCCTCCTCACGCGTCCGCGATGCGCTCGCCGCCGGCGATGTCGCCGCCGCCAACGCGCTTCTGGGGTATCACTATTTCTTTTCCGGCACCGTGATCGAGGGCGACAAGCGCGGCCGCGAATTGGGTTATCCCACCGCCAACATGGCCGTTCCCGAAACCTTCGGGCTGGCCCAAGGCGTCTATGCGGTCAAGGTCCGGCTGGATGACGAAGTGTTCGACGGTGTCGCCGCCTACGGCAAGCCCATGTTCGACAACACCAAGCCGCCTTTCGAAACCTTCATCTTCGATTTCGACCGCGATATCTACGGCAAGACCCTCGAAGTCGCGCTCATCTCTCATGTGCGCGGCCAGATGACCTTTGCCGATCTCGACGCGCTGATCGCCGAAATGGGCCGCGACACCAAAGCCGCTCGAATTACCACCGCCCAGGCGGCCCCGCTCTCCGAGTTCGACGCCGCCCTGGGCTTTGTTTCTTAG
- a CDS encoding isoleucine--tRNA ligase, with amino-acid sequence MTDTQPGATTERDYSDTLFLPQTDFPMRAGLPQREPEWLKRWEDMDLYKLLREQSRDREKFTLHDGPPYANGNIHIGHALNKTLKDLVSRSMQMLGYNSAYVPGWDCHGLPIEWKVEEQYRAKGKNKDEVPINEFRAECRTFAEQWIDIQREEFKRLGVMGDWANPYLTMSYDAEATIASELMKVAMSGQLYRGSKPVMWSVVERTALAEAEIEYQDYESDAIWVKFPVTEGAHTNAHVVIWTTTPWTIPGNRAVSYSSRIDYGLYEVETAENDFGPQPGEKLIFADKLAEESARKAKLTFKRLADVTADDLAAMTLHHPLRGLAGGYEFLVPLLDGEHVTDDAGTGFVHTAPSHGADDFDVWQENARDLQARGIDPAIPFTVDDAGFYTSAAPGFGPDAEGGAARVIDDKGKKGDANDRVIKALIAANNLFARGRLKHQYPHSWRSKKPIIFRNTPQWFVYMDKDLEGKTLTAGTPSPLGGEGARRADEGGATGSASATNLTSPFGGEVGANAPGEGALATGTDTLRTRALAAIDATRFVPPQGQNRLRSMIADRPDWVLSRQRAWGVPITVFVHKDSGEILKNEKVNHRIVEAFMDEGADAWFAEGAKARFLGNDVSDHENWTQVTDILDVWFDSGSTHAFVLRNKQKWPDLKFPASMYLEGSDQHRGWFHSSLLESCATNGFAPYESVLTHGFTMDKNGFKMSKSLGNTIAPQDIIKKFGADILRLWAATIDYAEDHRIGDEILANTVEMYRKMRNSFRWLLGNLAHFKPEEAIAFADMPELEQLILHRLAVLDEEVRAGYRAYDYKRVVTTIANFMNLELSAFYFDIRKDALYCDPISSIKRKAALTVLDQLYSCLTAWLAPVLVFTMEEVWLERNPGDTSSVHARVFPNVPAEWRNDALADKWAKIRTVRRAVTAALEIERKNKVIGSSLEAAPAVTIGDPELAKALEGQDLAEICITSALNWHLDPSIIGTKADLDPSVPVHVSFERAEGSRCARSWKITPEVGSDPEYPDLTPRDAQAMRERAAAGLRA; translated from the coding sequence ATGACCGACACGCAACCGGGCGCGACAACCGAGCGCGACTATTCCGACACCCTGTTCCTGCCGCAGACCGATTTCCCCATGCGGGCCGGTCTGCCCCAGCGCGAGCCCGAATGGCTCAAGCGCTGGGAGGATATGGACCTCTATAAGCTCCTGCGTGAGCAGAGCCGGGATCGTGAAAAATTCACCCTTCACGACGGCCCCCCTTACGCAAATGGCAACATCCATATCGGCCACGCGCTCAACAAGACCCTCAAGGATCTCGTCTCGCGTTCCATGCAGATGCTGGGTTACAACTCGGCCTATGTGCCGGGCTGGGACTGCCACGGCCTGCCCATCGAGTGGAAGGTCGAGGAACAATACCGCGCCAAGGGCAAGAACAAGGACGAGGTGCCGATCAACGAATTCCGCGCCGAATGCCGCACCTTCGCCGAACAGTGGATCGACATCCAGCGCGAGGAATTCAAGCGTCTTGGTGTCATGGGCGATTGGGCCAACCCGTATCTCACCATGAGCTACGACGCCGAAGCCACCATCGCTTCGGAACTGATGAAAGTCGCCATGAGCGGCCAGCTCTATCGCGGATCGAAGCCCGTGATGTGGTCGGTGGTGGAACGGACGGCACTGGCCGAAGCCGAGATCGAGTACCAGGACTACGAGTCCGACGCGATCTGGGTGAAATTTCCGGTGACCGAAGGTGCCCATACCAACGCTCATGTCGTCATCTGGACCACCACCCCCTGGACCATTCCTGGCAACCGCGCCGTCTCCTATTCCTCGCGCATCGACTACGGCCTCTACGAGGTCGAAACCGCGGAGAACGATTTCGGCCCGCAGCCGGGCGAAAAGCTGATCTTCGCCGACAAGCTGGCCGAGGAAAGCGCCAGGAAGGCCAAGCTCACCTTCAAGCGCCTTGCCGATGTGACGGCCGACGACCTCGCCGCGATGACCCTCCACCACCCGCTGCGCGGCCTCGCCGGCGGCTACGAGTTCCTCGTGCCGCTCCTCGATGGCGAGCACGTCACCGACGATGCGGGCACCGGCTTCGTCCATACCGCCCCTTCCCACGGCGCCGACGACTTTGATGTCTGGCAGGAAAACGCCCGCGATCTGCAGGCCCGCGGCATCGATCCTGCCATCCCCTTCACCGTCGACGACGCCGGCTTTTACACCAGCGCCGCCCCCGGCTTCGGCCCCGACGCCGAAGGTGGCGCTGCGCGCGTCATCGACGACAAGGGCAAGAAGGGCGATGCCAATGACCGCGTCATCAAGGCCCTGATCGCCGCCAATAACCTCTTCGCCCGGGGGCGGTTGAAGCACCAGTACCCCCATTCCTGGCGCTCGAAAAAGCCCATCATTTTCCGCAATACTCCCCAATGGTTCGTCTATATGGACAAGGACCTCGAGGGCAAAACGCTCACCGCAGGGACTCCTTCTCCCCTCGGGGGAGAAGGTGCCCGAAGGGCGGATGAGGGGGGAGCCACAGGCTCCGCCTCCGCGACCAACCTTACCTCTCCCTTCGGGGGAGAGGTCGGCGCGAATGCGCCGGGTGAGGGGGCCTTGGCTACGGGCACAGATACCCTGCGCACCCGCGCCCTTGCCGCCATCGACGCCACCAGATTCGTCCCCCCGCAAGGCCAGAATCGGCTCCGCTCGATGATCGCCGATCGCCCCGATTGGGTCCTCTCGCGCCAGCGCGCATGGGGCGTTCCCATCACCGTGTTCGTCCACAAGGACAGTGGCGAAATCCTCAAGAACGAGAAGGTCAATCACCGCATCGTCGAAGCCTTCATGGATGAAGGCGCCGACGCCTGGTTCGCCGAGGGTGCCAAGGCCCGCTTCCTGGGCAATGACGTTTCCGATCACGAGAACTGGACCCAGGTCACCGACATTCTCGACGTGTGGTTCGATTCCGGCTCCACCCACGCCTTTGTGCTGCGCAACAAGCAGAAATGGCCGGATCTGAAGTTCCCCGCGTCCATGTATCTCGAAGGCTCGGACCAGCATCGCGGCTGGTTCCACTCCTCGCTGCTCGAAAGCTGCGCCACCAATGGGTTCGCGCCCTATGAATCCGTTCTGACCCATGGCTTCACCATGGACAAGAACGGCTTCAAGATGAGCAAATCCTTGGGCAACACCATCGCGCCCCAGGACATCATCAAGAAGTTCGGCGCCGATATCCTGCGCCTTTGGGCGGCGACCATCGACTATGCCGAGGATCACCGCATCGGCGATGAAATCCTTGCCAACACCGTCGAGATGTATCGCAAGATGCGCAACTCCTTCCGCTGGCTGTTGGGCAATCTCGCCCATTTCAAGCCCGAGGAAGCCATCGCCTTCGCCGACATGCCCGAACTCGAGCAGCTCATCCTGCACCGCCTCGCGGTGCTGGATGAGGAAGTTCGCGCCGGCTACCGCGCCTATGACTACAAGCGCGTGGTGACCACGATCGCCAATTTCATGAACCTCGAGCTTTCGGCCTTTTATTTCGATATCCGCAAGGACGCGCTCTATTGCGACCCGATCTCCTCGATCAAGCGCAAGGCCGCGTTGACGGTTCTCGATCAGCTCTATTCCTGTTTGACCGCCTGGCTCGCTCCGGTGCTGGTCTTCACGATGGAAGAAGTCTGGCTTGAGCGGAACCCGGGCGACACCTCGAGCGTCCACGCACGGGTTTTCCCAAATGTGCCGGCTGAATGGCGCAACGATGCGCTGGCCGACAAATGGGCCAAGATCAGAACCGTCCGCCGCGCCGTGACTGCGGCGCTCGAAATCGAGCGCAAGAACAAGGTGATCGGTTCCTCGCTCGAGGCGGCCCCAGCGGTCACGATCGGCGATCCCGAGCTTGCAAAAGCCCTCGAAGGGCAGGATTTGGCCGAGATCTGCATAACCAGTGCACTAAACTGGCACCTAGACCCGTCGATCATCGGCACAAAGGCTGATCTCGACCCCTCTGTGCCGGTTCATGTGAGCTTTGAAAGGGCCGAGGGCTCCCGCTGCGCCCGCTCGTGGAAAATCACCCCTGAGGTGGGTTCGGACCCTGAATATCCCGACCTCACCCCCCGCGACGCCCAGGCCATGCGCGAACGCGCTGCGGCGGGGTTAAGGGCATGA
- the lspA gene encoding signal peptidase II produces MNWLTKPSVIWSLVPALAVLVLDRLHKYLQVDLAGWTGGEIVPLTPFFNYTLVWNTGISYGLLGGLTPEMLLLVMALAMVALAWWWVKEDSLLTRIGIALAIGGALSNAIDRIVWGAVADFFHFFLGTWSFYVFNIADVAISVGVVMMIVDVLRPKRAIEAKS; encoded by the coding sequence ATGAACTGGCTGACGAAACCATCGGTCATCTGGAGCCTTGTCCCAGCGCTGGCGGTCCTTGTTCTGGACCGCCTGCACAAATATCTTCAGGTCGATCTCGCCGGCTGGACCGGCGGCGAGATCGTCCCGCTGACCCCGTTCTTCAATTACACCCTGGTCTGGAACACCGGCATTTCCTACGGTCTGCTCGGTGGCCTGACGCCTGAAATGTTGTTGCTTGTCATGGCCTTAGCCATGGTCGCGCTGGCTTGGTGGTGGGTCAAGGAAGACTCTCTTTTGACCCGCATCGGCATCGCCCTCGCCATCGGTGGGGCCCTCTCGAATGCAATCGATCGAATCGTCTGGGGCGCGGTGGCCGATTTTTTCCATTTCTTTTTAGGCACTTGGTCGTTTTACGTCTTCAACATCGCCGATGTCGCCATCAGCGTCGGGGTCGTGATGATGATCGTCGACGTCTTGCGCCCAAAACGGGCTATCGAGGCGAAATCGTAA